A genomic window from Myxococcaceae bacterium includes:
- a CDS encoding MFS transporter: protein MKFLGAYLAWGIAALFFCFQYVFRVLPGSLEPNLRSEFHLTASEFGTIGSFTVYAYSLMQIPVGILIDRLGIRKILLASVGFCVLGGFVMAGAHNLWMLQCSRILIGIGSASAFMSALKVATDFLPPGKRGFLMGATLTLGTLGAMMTGSYLVPLIEEAGWRSVTQILSLLGLVLMVIAAAGIRLGKPSLAASSFRFQQLWDIVKNRSVMIYALLAVGLYTPLSVLADLWGTAFLMKKYELGQTHAASSAGMLFVGLCFGSLVLPWLCEKYNCLDLAIQVCSFGILFLFGFLLLGPHFSASQLQLVLGGIGFFCGAEMMCFTGAVQATTAQNSGLTLGVVNTLNMFGGAFLQHAMGHLLDYQWQGLVDQQGVRLYHTEQFVMALSLLWGVVALCCLLSLTLKRRRVHG from the coding sequence ATGAAATTTCTGGGAGCTTACCTCGCCTGGGGCATTGCCGCCCTGTTCTTTTGCTTTCAGTACGTTTTTCGTGTTCTGCCCGGCAGCCTTGAGCCCAATCTTCGGTCAGAGTTCCACCTTACGGCAAGTGAATTCGGCACCATTGGATCCTTTACGGTTTATGCTTACTCGCTCATGCAGATTCCCGTGGGTATTTTGATTGATCGGCTCGGCATTCGCAAAATCTTATTGGCCTCCGTCGGATTCTGTGTTCTGGGTGGCTTCGTGATGGCCGGCGCCCACAACCTATGGATGCTGCAATGCAGTCGTATTTTGATCGGAATAGGATCGGCTAGCGCCTTCATGTCTGCCCTCAAAGTTGCGACTGATTTTTTACCTCCCGGCAAACGGGGCTTTCTCATGGGGGCCACACTCACCCTCGGAACCCTTGGTGCCATGATGACGGGCTCCTACTTGGTTCCTCTGATTGAAGAAGCCGGCTGGCGTTCTGTCACTCAGATTCTGAGCTTGCTGGGACTTGTGCTGATGGTCATCGCTGCGGCTGGCATTCGTTTGGGAAAGCCGAGCCTAGCAGCTTCGAGTTTTCGATTTCAGCAACTCTGGGATATTGTTAAGAACCGCTCCGTCATGATCTACGCTCTCTTGGCGGTTGGATTGTACACTCCTCTGTCGGTTTTGGCGGATCTGTGGGGAACGGCCTTTCTCATGAAAAAGTACGAGCTCGGTCAAACTCATGCAGCCTCAAGCGCAGGAATGCTCTTTGTTGGACTTTGCTTCGGCAGCCTAGTCTTGCCTTGGCTTTGCGAGAAGTACAACTGTTTGGATTTGGCTATCCAAGTCTGCAGTTTCGGAATTCTGTTTCTCTTCGGTTTCTTGCTTCTAGGACCTCATTTCTCTGCTTCTCAGCTCCAGCTCGTTCTTGGCGGAATCGGCTTTTTTTGCGGAGCCGAAATGATGTGCTTCACCGGCGCAGTACAAGCAACGACGGCACAAAATTCCGGCCTCACCCTAGGAGTGGTCAATACCCTCAACATGTTCGGCGGCGCGTTTTTGCAACACGCCATGGGTCATCTTTTGGACTATCAATGGCAAGGGTTGGTTGACCAACAAGGGGTTCGATTATACCACACAGAGCAATTCGTAATGGCTTTGTCATTATTATGGGGAGTGGTGGCACTCTGCTGCTTGCTGTCGTTAACATTAAAAAGGAGAAGGGTTCATGGCTGA
- a CDS encoding 2-oxo acid dehydrogenase subunit E2 encodes MAEKIVMPQLGESIAEGTVVEWLKSVGDTVQKDENVLLISTDKVEAEIPSPITGVLIEAKVGPGETVAIGTVLGWVGAAGEEMVSTPKAPALQALAPSLPSQARVPAESSRFLSPLVKKIAQENQVAPNTLEALSGSGRDGRLTKNDLLAHLAKTVMPAQVSAAQTTLIPEGQHEAFKPISTMRRVIMENMSASRRISAHVTTFFEIDYTAIDRVRATHQDRFKAEEGVSLTYTTFLAAALCIALKRHPYLNAEMKDDRILFKKDVHLGIAVGIEQPEPGLMVPVIRHADQMNLRGLARSIADLATRVRSKKIRPDELSGGSFSLTNPGNYGAIIGTPIINQPQVAILGVGKIKKQPVVLEIDTGDVIAIRNRGWLSLSFDHRLIDGATADIFMADLKQIMETWTTQP; translated from the coding sequence ATGGCTGAAAAAATCGTGATGCCACAACTAGGCGAATCCATTGCGGAAGGTACGGTGGTTGAATGGCTGAAGTCTGTCGGAGACACCGTTCAAAAAGACGAGAATGTTTTGCTGATCTCGACGGACAAAGTCGAAGCTGAAATCCCTTCTCCGATCACGGGTGTTTTGATTGAGGCGAAGGTCGGCCCTGGAGAGACTGTGGCCATAGGAACGGTGTTAGGTTGGGTTGGCGCGGCTGGCGAAGAGATGGTCTCAACTCCCAAGGCACCCGCTCTCCAAGCACTCGCTCCGAGCCTTCCTTCGCAGGCTCGTGTGCCGGCAGAATCTTCCCGATTTCTATCGCCCCTTGTCAAAAAAATAGCTCAAGAGAATCAGGTGGCCCCCAATACCCTCGAAGCCTTGTCGGGTTCGGGTCGCGATGGCCGACTCACCAAAAACGATTTATTGGCTCACCTGGCTAAAACCGTGATGCCTGCGCAAGTTTCGGCTGCTCAAACCACGCTCATTCCAGAAGGCCAGCATGAAGCCTTCAAACCTATATCCACCATGAGACGCGTGATTATGGAAAACATGAGCGCTTCCCGCCGCATCAGTGCTCATGTAACCACTTTTTTTGAAATTGATTACACAGCCATCGATCGCGTTCGAGCGACCCATCAAGATCGCTTTAAAGCCGAAGAAGGTGTTTCGCTCACGTACACTACTTTCTTAGCAGCCGCTTTGTGTATCGCGCTTAAACGGCATCCTTACCTCAACGCTGAAATGAAAGACGATCGCATTCTTTTTAAAAAAGATGTGCACTTAGGGATTGCCGTCGGCATTGAACAACCAGAGCCAGGTCTGATGGTCCCTGTGATCCGCCACGCGGACCAAATGAATCTTCGAGGTTTGGCTCGCTCGATTGCCGATTTGGCCACACGCGTGCGTAGCAAGAAAATTAGACCGGATGAACTCTCAGGCGGCTCGTTCAGCCTCACCAACCCTGGAAACTACGGAGCCATTATCGGAACACCCATTATCAACCAGCCCCAAGTAGCGATTCTAGGCGTCGGCAAAATCAAAAAGCAACCCGTGGTTTTGGAAATCGACACAGGCGATGTGATCGCCATTCGGAATCGTGGTTGGCTCTCACTCTCTTTTGATCACCGTTTAATCGATGGAGCGACTGCGGATATCTTCATGGCCGATTTAAAGCAGATAATGGAAACATGGACAACACAACCTTAA
- the lipA gene encoding lipoyl synthase has product MDNTTLTPRKPSWLRVRAPTGENYQRLNSLIRSQRLHTVCSSASCPNIGECWELGTATFMILGRICTRACRFCDVDSSSRPGPVDLDEPKRLAETIRSMGLKHAVITSVTRDDLPDGGASHFVRCLEAIRALSPHTTLEILTPDFSGREEDILTVLRSNPHVFNHNLETVESLTPRIRSGAQYHRSLKVLQFVKANRPEIRTKSGLMLGLGESNEQIQQSLTDLRSHGVEFVTLGQYLRPSSFHHPVKRYASPEEFAELGAYAKALGFLKVESGPLVRSSYHAQAD; this is encoded by the coding sequence ATGGACAACACAACCTTAACACCCAGAAAACCTTCTTGGCTGCGTGTTCGGGCCCCAACGGGCGAGAATTATCAACGTTTAAATTCGCTGATTCGAAGTCAGCGGCTGCATACCGTGTGCTCTTCGGCGTCTTGCCCCAACATCGGCGAATGCTGGGAGCTTGGAACCGCAACGTTTATGATCTTGGGACGCATTTGCACGCGAGCTTGTCGTTTCTGTGATGTGGACTCCTCCTCGCGTCCCGGACCGGTTGATTTGGATGAGCCGAAGCGGCTCGCCGAAACCATTCGAAGCATGGGCCTCAAACACGCGGTGATCACTTCGGTCACACGCGATGATTTGCCAGATGGCGGAGCGTCTCACTTTGTTCGTTGCTTAGAAGCGATTCGGGCACTTTCTCCTCACACAACGCTGGAAATTTTAACTCCTGACTTTTCAGGGCGTGAAGAAGATATTTTGACCGTTTTAAGATCCAACCCTCATGTCTTTAACCACAATCTTGAAACCGTTGAGTCTTTAACACCTCGTATTCGCAGCGGTGCCCAATATCATCGCTCACTCAAAGTCTTGCAATTTGTCAAAGCAAACAGACCTGAGATTCGCACCAAAAGCGGACTGATGCTCGGGTTGGGAGAAAGCAACGAACAAATTCAGCAAAGCTTAACGGACTTAAGAAGCCACGGTGTGGAGTTTGTAACGCTGGGGCAATACCTTCGGCCCAGCTCGTTTCACCACCCTGTCAAACGCTATGCAAGCCCCGAAGAATTTGCTGAGCTCGGTGCTTATGCCAAAGCGCTTGGCTTTCTCAAAGTCGAAAGCGGGCCCTTGGTACGTTCGAGCTATCATGCGCAAGCGGATTAA
- a CDS encoding BamA/TamA family outer membrane protein, giving the protein MPQTKTARLGYAGIPILGYVSGFGMGFGAAGALYRKQEGFNPYRYELDAQTYFSLGGFQSHRLRFDSIDVGGLPLRLRPVVGFIANLSQSFCGLGMNANCDSPHQDFPNFYLHRYLEGYAGLEGRWRLQPLPHKIEFIASWRGSYYRIGSLSDSGPYPDSLYGNTFGYHASDGDGFASVLEVGLMVDNRDFEPDPKQGYWVEATVREASRYWGSSWNYVGGNLSFRGYWPLMPNKRLTLAAQVLLDAMLGESPLQEIVRAGGSGRYFNTFGGQEIGRGLREQYFPGRLKAYKQLELRYEFVDFSLWDWKFNLSATSFADFGVVAWSIHTLNQEPFKPAIGFGGGLRLLWDRAVMLRFDVGMSPIENYAPKFYLVIGNAF; this is encoded by the coding sequence ATGCCCCAAACCAAAACCGCTCGCTTGGGTTATGCGGGAATCCCTATTCTGGGCTACGTATCCGGTTTTGGTATGGGTTTTGGAGCTGCTGGGGCACTCTATCGCAAACAAGAAGGTTTTAATCCTTACCGATACGAATTAGACGCGCAAACTTATTTTAGCCTGGGTGGGTTTCAATCGCATCGCCTTCGATTCGACTCTATCGATGTCGGAGGCTTGCCTTTGAGGCTCAGACCGGTTGTTGGATTTATCGCCAACCTGAGCCAAAGCTTCTGCGGCCTTGGCATGAACGCCAACTGCGATTCGCCTCACCAGGACTTTCCCAATTTTTATTTGCATCGTTACCTGGAAGGTTACGCTGGATTAGAGGGTCGTTGGCGACTCCAACCGCTTCCCCACAAAATCGAATTCATTGCGTCGTGGCGTGGCAGCTACTACCGCATTGGGAGCCTAAGCGACTCAGGTCCCTATCCGGACAGCCTCTATGGCAATACGTTTGGTTATCACGCGAGCGATGGCGACGGGTTCGCAAGCGTTCTCGAAGTGGGCTTGATGGTGGACAATCGCGATTTTGAGCCAGACCCTAAGCAAGGGTACTGGGTAGAGGCCACTGTTCGAGAAGCTTCCCGGTATTGGGGCAGTTCTTGGAACTATGTGGGAGGCAACTTAAGTTTTCGCGGCTACTGGCCCTTGATGCCAAACAAGCGCCTGACCTTGGCTGCGCAAGTGCTATTGGACGCTATGCTGGGCGAGTCTCCTTTGCAAGAGATCGTTCGGGCCGGCGGCAGCGGACGCTATTTCAACACCTTTGGAGGTCAAGAAATCGGCCGAGGCCTTCGAGAACAGTATTTCCCAGGGCGACTGAAAGCTTATAAGCAGCTTGAACTTCGTTATGAATTCGTAGATTTCAGCCTTTGGGACTGGAAGTTTAATCTTTCCGCCACAAGTTTTGCCGATTTCGGGGTGGTAGCCTGGAGTATCCACACCTTAAACCAAGAGCCTTTTAAACCCGCCATTGGCTTTGGCGGAGGGCTTCGGTTGTTATGGGATCGGGCCGTCATGCTGCGTTTTGATGTTGGCATGAGCCCAATTGAAAACTACGCGCCCAAATTTTACCTGGTGATTGGAAACGCTTTTTAA
- a CDS encoding phospho-sugar mutase, whose amino-acid sequence MTTALLQRYLHEEPDTLYREQILGLSLVEQEKRLIRSWRFGTAGFRAPMQAGYTGMNRVSVAQIAYGLGRHLAPQSSVVIGYDGRHHSQEYATLVAQVLSGMGHQSLLFDRLVATPVCAFAILNLQAQAGVMITASHNPPEDNGIKIYGANGAQLVAPDTHCIESQIDAAPSYFEIEKSETGIQAISSSVIDAYFETLPSASVYPISIVYTPMHGVGASFTPRALQQAGFTSIASVLEQEKPDGDFPTVRFPNPEEPGALDLALALAHEIKADLVLANDPDADRLAVAIDGTVLSGNQIGILLGDYLMGQHSPSEKLLVMTTLVSSRMLSKIAQKRGFRYAETLTGFANMAKCCFELEAKESLRFLFGYEEALGYAVNDRVRDKDGISATLAFAQLFSALKSQNKTVWQKLEELESEFGVYQTHAWSIKGELSVILDRAQRLEGFKREEDLAPGLLAYSGEHDLRLIIRPSGTEPKIKFYAEAIGRPEQKEMLATYLQNVERKVRTCLSGFCS is encoded by the coding sequence ATGACGACTGCTCTCTTGCAACGATATCTCCATGAAGAGCCAGATACTCTTTATCGAGAGCAAATCTTGGGTCTCTCTCTGGTTGAACAAGAAAAGCGCTTAATCCGGTCTTGGCGTTTTGGAACCGCTGGTTTCAGAGCTCCCATGCAGGCAGGCTATACTGGGATGAACCGGGTTTCGGTCGCTCAAATCGCTTACGGCCTGGGCAGACACTTAGCGCCCCAAAGCTCGGTGGTCATCGGCTATGACGGCCGGCACCACAGCCAAGAATACGCGACCTTGGTTGCTCAAGTTTTGAGCGGGATGGGTCATCAAAGCCTGTTGTTTGACCGCTTGGTTGCGACCCCTGTTTGCGCTTTCGCCATCCTGAACCTCCAAGCTCAGGCAGGCGTCATGATTACCGCTAGCCACAATCCTCCAGAAGACAATGGTATCAAGATTTACGGAGCGAATGGGGCTCAATTGGTAGCACCCGACACGCATTGCATCGAATCGCAGATTGATGCAGCGCCCAGTTATTTTGAAATAGAGAAAAGCGAAACAGGGATCCAAGCGATCTCATCGAGCGTCATCGATGCTTACTTTGAAACGCTGCCCTCGGCCAGCGTGTACCCGATTTCGATTGTTTACACACCCATGCACGGTGTTGGAGCCAGTTTCACACCGCGCGCACTTCAGCAGGCGGGCTTTACCTCCATCGCCTCGGTTTTAGAACAAGAGAAACCAGATGGGGATTTTCCGACCGTTCGCTTTCCAAACCCAGAAGAACCCGGAGCCCTTGATTTAGCCCTCGCCCTTGCCCATGAAATAAAGGCCGATTTGGTCTTAGCCAATGATCCAGATGCAGACCGATTGGCGGTTGCCATCGATGGAACCGTTTTATCCGGAAATCAAATCGGTATCTTATTAGGGGATTATTTGATGGGACAACACAGTCCTTCCGAGAAACTTTTGGTTATGACCACCCTGGTTTCTTCGCGCATGCTGTCAAAAATCGCTCAAAAACGGGGCTTTCGATACGCGGAGACTCTTACAGGCTTTGCCAACATGGCCAAATGCTGCTTTGAGCTGGAAGCGAAAGAATCGCTACGGTTTTTGTTTGGCTACGAAGAAGCCTTGGGCTACGCCGTCAACGATCGGGTTCGTGACAAGGACGGAATCAGTGCCACGCTCGCATTCGCGCAGCTTTTTTCAGCACTTAAATCCCAAAACAAAACCGTCTGGCAAAAACTCGAAGAACTCGAATCTGAGTTTGGCGTTTATCAAACACACGCTTGGTCCATCAAAGGAGAGCTTTCTGTGATTCTGGATCGGGCTCAGCGTTTAGAAGGTTTTAAGCGCGAGGAAGATTTAGCTCCAGGGCTCTTGGCTTATTCGGGCGAGCATGACTTGAGGCTGATCATCCGTCCCAGTGGAACCGAACCCAAAATCAAGTTTTACGCGGAAGCCATCGGCCGACCTGAGCAAAAAGAAATGCTTGCGACTTATCTACAAAACGTGGAAAGAAAGGTCCGCACATGCTTATCCGGCTTTTGTTCCTAA
- a CDS encoding ribonuclease HII, whose product MERKLVFASVNSFWVAGVDEAGRGPWAGPVVAAAVILDPEKPIFGLADSKKISEKKREALYEPIFLSACSVGVGVVSAEDIDRTNILKATFQAMRQAIQNLKSLPSEIWVDGNQSIPGIESQRTFVGGDALHECIMAASIVAKVYRDRLMCEYDQLYPGYEFSKHKGYGTATHIQKLQSLGPCPIHRMSFVPLKAFSKSD is encoded by the coding sequence GTGGAAAGAAAGCTCGTATTCGCGAGCGTGAATAGCTTTTGGGTTGCAGGAGTCGATGAAGCGGGTCGAGGACCTTGGGCCGGACCTGTTGTCGCTGCTGCGGTTATTCTAGATCCAGAAAAGCCGATTTTTGGCTTGGCTGATTCCAAAAAAATATCTGAAAAAAAACGAGAGGCTCTGTACGAGCCTATTTTTTTATCCGCTTGTTCGGTGGGAGTGGGGGTTGTCTCTGCGGAAGACATAGACCGAACAAACATCTTGAAAGCCACGTTTCAAGCCATGAGGCAAGCGATTCAGAATTTGAAATCGCTTCCTTCTGAGATTTGGGTGGATGGCAACCAAAGTATTCCTGGCATCGAGTCCCAAAGAACTTTTGTGGGAGGGGATGCTTTACACGAATGCATCATGGCAGCTTCGATTGTCGCGAAGGTCTACCGAGATCGCTTGATGTGCGAGTATGATCAATTATACCCGGGCTACGAATTTTCAAAGCATAAAGGGTATGGGACTGCTACTCATATTCAAAAGCTTCAGTCTTTGGGCCCATGTCCCATTCATCGCATGAGCTTTGTTCCGTTGAAAGCCTTTTCAAAATCTGATTGA
- the rplS gene encoding 50S ribosomal protein L19: MSNLIRKLEQNEIRADHPDFRVGDTLRVFFKIKEGDKERVQVFEGVLIAERGAANRRAITVRKISFSIGVERIFPLHSPRIEKIEVAQSGRVRRAKLYYLRELRGKKARIRERE, from the coding sequence ATGTCTAATCTCATCCGCAAGTTGGAACAGAATGAAATTCGCGCCGATCACCCAGATTTTCGGGTGGGAGACACTTTGCGCGTGTTTTTCAAAATCAAAGAAGGCGACAAAGAGCGAGTTCAGGTTTTTGAAGGTGTTTTGATTGCTGAACGCGGAGCAGCCAATCGTCGGGCGATCACGGTTCGAAAAATCAGCTTCTCAATCGGTGTGGAGCGTATTTTCCCACTGCATAGCCCTCGAATCGAAAAAATTGAAGTTGCACAAAGTGGTCGGGTCCGACGAGCTAAGCTGTACTATCTACGTGAATTGCGTGGAAAGAAAGCTCGTATTCGCGAGCGTGAATAG
- a CDS encoding DUF1566 domain-containing protein: MFQLGWIFCFSFGALAQFSISTDFGDHFHGYFQNLSTRSQDQTAVRAILNRTADQVKSSLGYRMPFELNCSVFFDVEVERVDCWSGFEPASALSSDCELFPELAMADRLTLRRYHLLQVRMVVGWSQAQMLQAHYRIVPKSTLTASLSESENMGAKTLTVSQQVPKQDFETTLTSSPEASVSHTLACSVSTAQLLNGLLAAWNHSTGVYSDAVDQTGRYAISNGVVSDALTSMQWEQVAGTTPMVFASVASYCSSRNTGAYTDWRAPNIVELGTLIDYTNSIAPCLSTMAFPGAPASNFWSASPDIGHGGYSWYVQSSSNQPASDWQFDSTSSAVRCVRSSYTGPLGSRYTVGSGTTAGTVTDKVTGLVWQKVAPTTTYTQADAMTYCNSLSLGGSGAGRWRLPTIRELQTLVDYSQSFGMLMMDSNAFSGEPASYFWSSSPLAGYPAYVWHLSFAYGDVFYYNAGASTCVRCVL; this comes from the coding sequence ATGTTTCAGCTCGGTTGGATCTTTTGTTTTTCGTTCGGAGCCTTAGCTCAGTTTTCAATTAGCACCGATTTTGGGGACCATTTCCATGGGTATTTCCAAAATCTTTCGACACGGAGTCAGGATCAAACAGCTGTTCGAGCGATTCTGAATCGGACTGCAGATCAAGTCAAATCGAGTTTGGGATACCGCATGCCCTTTGAGCTCAATTGTTCGGTGTTTTTCGATGTAGAAGTGGAGCGCGTGGACTGTTGGTCGGGTTTTGAGCCAGCATCGGCTTTAAGCAGCGATTGTGAGCTTTTTCCGGAACTGGCCATGGCAGATCGACTGACCCTGAGGCGTTACCACCTTCTGCAAGTGCGTATGGTGGTAGGCTGGTCGCAGGCTCAAATGCTTCAAGCGCATTACCGCATTGTGCCGAAATCGACGTTGACAGCGAGTCTTTCTGAAAGCGAAAACATGGGCGCCAAGACCCTCACCGTGTCGCAGCAGGTTCCGAAACAGGACTTCGAAACGACTCTCACTTCAAGCCCAGAAGCAAGCGTGAGTCATACCTTGGCTTGTTCTGTAAGCACGGCGCAGCTGCTGAACGGTCTTTTAGCTGCCTGGAATCACAGCACCGGCGTCTACAGCGATGCGGTGGATCAAACGGGTCGGTATGCGATTTCGAACGGAGTCGTGAGCGATGCGCTGACGAGTATGCAGTGGGAGCAAGTCGCTGGCACGACACCGATGGTTTTTGCCTCGGTTGCGAGTTATTGCTCGAGTCGGAATACCGGGGCTTATACAGACTGGAGAGCGCCGAACATCGTGGAGTTGGGGACTTTGATCGATTACACGAATTCGATCGCTCCTTGCTTGAGCACCATGGCCTTTCCTGGAGCGCCCGCTTCAAACTTTTGGTCAGCTTCACCGGATATTGGACATGGTGGCTATTCTTGGTATGTGCAAAGCTCATCCAACCAACCTGCGTCTGACTGGCAATTTGACTCGACGAGCAGCGCGGTTCGTTGTGTGCGTTCTAGTTATACAGGGCCTCTCGGCTCTCGGTATACGGTAGGTAGCGGAACGACTGCGGGTACGGTGACGGACAAGGTGACCGGGCTGGTTTGGCAGAAGGTAGCGCCTACTACAACGTACACTCAAGCGGATGCTATGACCTATTGCAATAGCCTAAGTCTCGGAGGCTCTGGAGCTGGAAGGTGGCGTTTGCCGACAATCCGGGAGCTGCAAACGCTAGTAGATTACAGCCAGAGCTTTGGCATGCTCATGATGGATAGTAACGCGTTTTCGGGCGAGCCAGCGAGTTATTTCTGGTCATCGTCGCCGTTGGCCGGTTACCCAGCCTATGTATGGCACCTGTCTTTCGCCTACGGCGACGTGTTCTACTACAATGCGGGGGCCAGCACCTGCGTTCGTTGTGTGCTTTGA
- a CDS encoding IS6 family transposase, producing MNIFKWRHFQGVIILQCVRWYLKYGIGYRELEEMIREPGGP from the coding sequence GTGAATATATTTAAATGGCGGCATTTTCAAGGCGTGATTATTTTGCAATGCGTTCGCTGGTATCTGAAATACGGCATTGGCTACCGAGAACTCGAAGAAATGATTAGGGAGCCTGGGGGGCCGTAG
- the ribD gene encoding bifunctional diaminohydroxyphosphoribosylaminopyrimidine deaminase/5-amino-6-(5-phosphoribosylamino)uracil reductase RibD, which translates to MREPKVAIAYSELALESQGAADSWMAQALEQAKLGLGCTYPNPPVGALIEKEGRIVAQSFHARAGDLHAEAKALLQAGEQALGSTLHVTLEPCNHFGRTPPCTEAIIRAGVKRVIYAENDPNPEVAGQGRLRLQEMGIQVEQASSPESRVILLPFSKRVTRGVPYVIAKMAASLDGRISQKPGVQTALTSPKANRFVHRLRERVDAVVVGSETVLIDNPRLTVRDTGSLIHHQPIRIVLDSRLRTSPQAWVYQEKNAWVVHSIHASKKLCDAFDQAGIQRVVSEKADLLKTLGAFGLTSILVEGGAQVLTYFLHQGWVDELVWLTAPILLGSQGTASVGELACSASFGPGIRADLFPDRLMVFTQGDRKVGSFGISSPHYENGTNRALGDTLKEEITMDSMTWNQTEVFQ; encoded by the coding sequence ATGCGCGAACCTAAGGTTGCGATCGCCTACTCAGAGCTTGCACTCGAGAGCCAAGGCGCTGCGGATTCCTGGATGGCTCAAGCGCTCGAACAGGCCAAGTTGGGCTTAGGGTGCACCTATCCCAACCCTCCAGTGGGAGCGCTGATCGAAAAAGAGGGGAGAATCGTAGCCCAGAGTTTTCATGCACGAGCCGGTGATCTGCATGCCGAAGCTAAGGCATTGCTGCAAGCGGGTGAACAAGCCCTTGGTAGTACCCTTCATGTCACTCTAGAGCCTTGCAACCATTTTGGAAGAACCCCGCCTTGTACGGAGGCGATTATTCGAGCGGGGGTCAAACGCGTGATTTACGCGGAAAACGATCCGAATCCTGAAGTGGCCGGACAAGGCCGGCTGAGGTTGCAAGAAATGGGCATTCAGGTTGAACAAGCTTCCTCTCCCGAATCGCGTGTCATCTTGCTGCCGTTCTCCAAACGAGTCACGCGAGGGGTTCCCTATGTAATCGCTAAAATGGCGGCATCATTGGATGGTCGGATCAGCCAAAAACCCGGTGTGCAAACCGCACTCACTTCGCCCAAAGCCAATCGCTTTGTGCACCGCTTACGCGAAAGAGTCGATGCGGTGGTCGTGGGCTCCGAGACTGTTTTAATCGATAACCCTCGGCTGACGGTTCGTGATACCGGTTCTCTGATCCATCATCAGCCGATACGGATTGTTCTCGATTCGCGTTTGCGTACCTCTCCTCAGGCTTGGGTCTATCAAGAAAAGAATGCCTGGGTTGTGCATTCAATCCATGCGTCCAAAAAGCTTTGCGATGCTTTTGATCAAGCAGGCATTCAAAGGGTCGTTTCGGAGAAGGCTGATTTATTGAAAACCTTGGGAGCTTTCGGTTTGACCAGCATCTTAGTAGAAGGAGGGGCTCAGGTCTTGACGTACTTCTTGCATCAAGGTTGGGTAGATGAGCTAGTTTGGCTAACAGCACCGATACTACTGGGTTCGCAAGGGACGGCTTCCGTTGGAGAGTTGGCCTGTTCAGCTTCGTTTGGACCGGGTATTCGTGCCGATTTGTTTCCAGATCGCTTAATGGTGTTCACGCAGGGCGATCGAAAAGTAGGATCTTTCGGAATAAGTTCTCCCCACTATGAAAATGGTACTAACCGGGCACTAGGTGACACTCTCAAAGAGGAGATTACTATGGATTCCATGACTTGGAATCAAACCGAAGTATTTCAATAG